Genomic window (Amaranthus tricolor cultivar Red isolate AtriRed21 chromosome 7, ASM2621246v1, whole genome shotgun sequence):
ACGACTCCTGTGTCAGTCAAATTTTCTGTTCTTGTGTCAGCTCGTATTTTGAGCATAACTTCTTCGTCCGAAATTGGAATTTAACAAATGACCAGTCGTTACGACCATATAAAAGTCGTTAACAACCTCGaactaaaatttcattaaaatgtttAGTAGCACTTGCGTTATAGGTCCATAAGTGGGCAAAGTTCtaaatgaaaatcaataaaacaaatcaaacatgTAAATAACTTTGTTAAGGTCATGATTAGTACAGTTAAGTCTTAATTAAGTTAGGAGCGTtacttaaatttataaatatgatTATATGAGTATGTTAATTAAGTGTTTGAATGAGTGTTTATATAACCAAGTCATAGTTTGATTGATTAGTATATGTATGTAATAATATGGTTATATAAGGTATTATATATGATTAAGTTTGTTCATTTAATTTTGAGATATGTTAAGTATTGAAAAAGTATGTTATGTGATATTTTAATGTTGCATTTATCTGAAAatagtaacatgataataaaaagggttgatagtaaggaaatgtcgaaccatgctttcggcatgtaaaaaaacgtgggacgtgttttctaGCACGTAAAATatggcgaacacagtaaggttatttaacctgacctgtggctcgagcaacatcgtactggaggagtgacgactcccactaagttaggggttttggtttacctcaccttaacaggcccttacatatatcaaacaaagatcatatgtattgcattcatttaataaataattggaTTTCACGCCCTAACGCTCAAGCAGAATTGTTAGTAAATAACGctctggtactcaagcagaaggaccagaattttagtataatataaatctaacataaaaatgaatCCCCTATactacataagataccttgcatattatttattgtgatgcacttaaGCATATATttctatacttgtataattCCTGGCAAGTTTCTATACACGACTTAATAGTTGACCCGATTTCCACCGTCTGTTCTGACTTATGTGAAGTCTTATGTGCTATATGGGTCCCTTTTGGGTGCTATAAAGGTTTCATTGTTTGAGGTACTACTCAGCCTTGGTTGCTGATACTACACAGTTTTTGTTGTCACTCTAAATAATTGTCCCTTGAGGGATAGTGCATTTACGAGTGTTGCAGGTGTTAGTTGGATATCAGAGTAGCGCAGCGAAGCATGGTCAAAACTTTTCTCTTGAGATGAATCACGCTTTTGATTTTCATTGTAAACAATAACTgtatttaagaaatttatttgtaaCTTAATTGAAAAAGGACAtttgtgtaaatttttataaaattatttaatttattaaagtatttatttattaaaatctaATTAGTTTGCTTACCTTTGGTCTGAGATTGAAATAACTCGAGTAATTAGTCAAAAGTCTTCCGTTGTGTCAAAAAAAGTACTTTACTGAAGGTAAATAGGATTCGGGCTGTTACAATATATACCTCTTTAAAATCTTCATCAGCTTCATATAACTCTTTAATCCATTCAAAACCAAGTACCTTGGCTTCAATTACACCAAGAAGGAAATATCGCCTGTAGAGTGCATCAGCTACAACATTTGCTTTGCCACATTTGTATTTAGCCGAAAAAGTGACTGTTTGTAAAAACTCCACCCATTTTGCATGCCTTGCATTCAACTTCTTTTGCGCATATATGAATTTCAAGGATTTATGatctgaatacaaaacaaaggGTTGTGGGCTCAAttaatgtgaccaatgatcaAGAGCCCTTACCATTAGCATAGAACTACTTATCATAGGTTGAATAATTAAGCTTCCCTTGGCTAAGCTTCTCACTAGAGGTAGACAACTTGATGTCCCTCTTGAATCAACACAACACCAACTCCTTTTCCACTAGCGTCACACTCCACTTCAAATGGCTTTGTGAAATCAGGAAGTGCTAGAATAGGAGCTTCACACATCTTCTTTACCAACTCAAGGGCTTCTTGTGCTTGAGTGGTCCATGTAAACGTACCCTTTTTAGTACACTCAGTGATTGAAGCCATGAGTGCGCTAAAATTCTTGATAAACCGCCTATAGAAGGATGTTAATCCATGAAATGCTCAAACTTCAGTTATGGTCTTTGGAATTAGCTATGAAGCAATGGCCTCGACTTTGCTTAGATCAACTTTAATGCCAGCACCTGTTACAATTTAACCAAGTGACCTCTAACAacataaaattacattttttcaattttccgTACAATTTGTTCTCTCTCAAGACCCCCAAACAACTCTTTAAGATGAATCAAATGTTCCTACTCACTCTTGCTAAATACTAAGATATCATCTAGTACACAACAATAAATTTCCTTAAGAAAGGTCGAAGTACTTCATTCATTAGCCTAATAAAAGTACTAGGAGCATTAGTTAGCCTAAAAGGCATTACTAACCATTCATACAAACCTTACTTAGTTTTGaaagcagttttccattcattaacagatggggatggggatgggaattccaatacccgccccgccccgcccagTTTGCATCCCTAATCATATCATGTATAATTAACTAATTCAGCAACCACTTGACATGTGGCGACTTAAGAATGAAGGTTGAGAAATTCCCATGATTTGCCACGTGTCAATTTGCTGAATCATCTCCTCAAAGTAATTAGttattgattttcttattcCTTCATTAAATACCTATGTTTGGCAcatataattttgttgaattatcccctcaaatttattttatgatattgatttttatgataaaaattattatattttgttatatgtaTCTTATGATTTtaactattaaaaattaattttttgatagGAGAAAAAAGCTGAGCATTTTGAAGTCAAATTTAATACTTTGCATAATATGACAGTTTTGTAGTTTTCAAGCTAATAGTTTAATTACAATAGCAATTTCGTTCACAAATGGAGTGTATTTACTTTAATAATAGTAGTTGTCTGGTTTGTTATTTGCCATGCCTTTTATACACGAAATTTTGACCTTATTTATATACTACGATCCATTATTAAAAGCCcggattttaaaatataaatttaagccTTACAGTTTGATATAATTCTTCACCTATTTTATCacaattaaagtaataattgtTGCTTTCTTAATTAGGTGAAATATAACAATAATGAAATGCATAATTTTAAAAACACGCATTAATTACTCAAAAtcaaaatactttaaaataagcAAATACAACGCATATATTAATCTATATTCAGTCTTAAGTATGAAATTCActcaaataattgaaaatttatgcaAAAAAATAGGGCGGATTATaaaaatgatgattttattcctatatcataaatattccaaaataaaatttagagaAATTATTCCTTAATTAGTGCATTCTTAATTCTCTACAGCTTgacataattttttctttttttttatatattttatcacaattaaagtaataattgtTTTCTTCTTAATTAGGTTACATATAACTATAACTAAAGGCAGAATTTTAAAAACATGCCTTAATTACTCAAAAtcaaaatactttaaaatatgCAAATATTGGGTAGATATTAATCTATATATATTCAGTTTTAAgtatgacatttaaattaaaatttgaattttacttaaataattgaaaatttcttGCTGAAAATATAGGGAGGATAATGATGTTTTTATTCCTATTCCATAAATActccaaattaaaataaatgagataATTATTCCTTAATTAGTGCATTCTTATGAGATATTAAGCAAATACTTTTTTTATgtgaataattaataattatccaaaaaacAATTATCAAAATAGttaaattactatatatatgaaaattaaaaattttccgtGTATTGCATGAGCATTATACTAGGAGTAGTTAATTCTAATTGGGATAAAATCAACTTGAGTTGGGTTTTAAATGGAATTAAGCAAAAGGTAGAGGTAATTGAGGTATAGATTAGATAAAAAGTAGGGGTAAAATTAACGCTTACAGAGTtgttttttttaccaaaaatagTAATGTAGCAAttaatttgaaatgattaaaaaagaaaagtgcagcaagtataatggaacataTGAAGTATTAAGGAATAAGTTGAGACTAATTTTAATAAGCATTATTGCATTTGGCAAATTACTATGAATTTGCCAAGTTGAATTTTACGTCTccttattaaattgtatgatatcATAATTCTCCTACTTTCTATGCCtttcatttatgtttttttacttgtttttatGCTTCTTTGAACTGTCAATTATGAACCCGACCCGCTAAACCCGCTAAACCCGACCCGCAAAAAGCGGGttttgaacaaatttttttaaaaagtgactCGT
Coding sequences:
- the LOC130818582 gene encoding uncharacterized protein LOC130818582, with the protein product MASITECTKKGTFTWTTQAQEALELVKKMCEAPILALPDFTKPFEVECDASGKGVDHKSLKFIYAQKKLNARHAKWVEFLQTVTFSAKYKCGKANVVADALYRRYFLLGVIEAKVLGFEWIKELYEADEDFKETKVIVYNENQKRDSSQEKSFDHASLRYSDIQLTPATLVNALSLKGQLFRVTTKTV